GGCTTCTACGATGCCTTTCTTCACCGCGCCATGATATTGCACGGGGATGCTACCGCCCGTGATTCGGTTCTCAATGGTTAGGCCGGAGCCCGCCACTGCCGGCGTCACGGACAGGATGACGCGCGCGAACATGCCGACACCGCCATTCTGTTTCTTCAACAGATGATCAGCTTCAGCCGCTCGCGTGATCGTCTCACGATGCGCGATTTCGGGCGCGCCTGCGATGGTCGCCACTTGATGCTCATCCGCCAGCCGTGTGCGCGTGATGTCCAGGTGCAGTTCACCCATGCCGGAGAGCAGGCACTGGCCCGTTTCTGGATGCGTGCTGACACGGAGCGTTGGGTCTTCCTCGCTTAAACGGGCGAGGGCAGCGCCCAGCTTCTCACGGTCCGCACTGGTGCACGGCTCGATGGCTACGGTCACGACGGGTTCCGGGAACACAGGTGGCTCCAGCAACACCGTTTGCGCTGGCGCACACAACGTATCGCCCGTGGTGAATCCACGCAGGCCGATGACGCCGCAGATATCGCCCGCATGTGCTTCCGCGAGTTCAATACGTCGATCTGCAAAGATGCGCACGAGCCTTCCTACACGCTCGGTTTTGCCCGTGCGCGAGTTCAGCACTGTATCGCCTTTACGCAACGTGCCTGCATAGAGCCGCAGCCAGACGATACGTCCGGCTTGCGGATCACTCACCAGCTTGAACGCGAGTGCGGAGACCAGTGCGTCGTCATCTGTGGTCAGACGGATCGCTTCACCGGTGTCAGCCACATTAGCTTCCACGGGCGGCAAATCCGCCGGACTGGGCAGATAATCGACGATGGCATCCAGCAACGGTTGCACGCCCACATACTTGTAGGCACTGCCGCCGATCACCGGCACGAGCCGGTTCGCGATGGTCGCACGGCGGAGGGCGCGTTTCAGCACTTCCGCAGTCACGGGCCGGTTATCCAGCCAGAGCGCGGCCACTTCATCGTCCACTTCCGCGACCCGCTCGATGAGTTCTGAGCGGGCACGATCCACCAGCGCCTCCGCATCAGGAGGAACGTTCTCAACGCTAAAGCCGCCCAAGGCTCCGTCTCCGAAGACGAAAGCTTTGCGATTCACGATATCCAACTGACCACGCAAGGCATCCTCCGCGCCCAAGGGGATGAGCACGGGCACTGCGTTTGCGCCAAGCTTATGGCGGATATCTGCCACTGCCTTGGCGAAGTTCGCACCGGTGCGATCCATCTTGTTCACGAACACGATGCGCGGGACGCGATAACGATCCGCCTGTCGCCAGACGGTCTCGGATTGCGGCTGCACACCATCCACGCCGCTGAACACGGCGATCATGCCGTCCAGTACGCGAAGCGACCGTTCCACCTCGGCGGTGAAATCCACGTGGCCGGGTGTATCGATCACATTCAGGCGATGCGGTTCATTGGCGAACAGCTTGAACACATCATCGGCACGTGTCTGCGTCCACGTGCTCGATACGGCGGCCGCGAAGATGGTGATACCTTTCGATTGCTCAATCGGATTCGAGTCTGTGGTCGTGTTCCCCGTATGGACATCGCCCGCACGATGGATCGCGCCGGTGTAGAGCAAGATGCGCTCAGTGAGCGTGGTCTTGCCGGCGTCGATATGCGCGGCGATGCCGAGATTACGAGTGCGCGTGAGCGGATACTCGCGACCGGTTTCGCGGGTGTTGGTGACAAGGGTGCTATTTTTCGTGGTGTTCATAGGTTTGCTCCTGTGTTTCTTTAGCCCTGAAAACAAAAAGCCCCGACGAATGGCGTCGGGGCTTCAATCAGGGATAAAAGCTAGGTGAGGAGACGGTTCGTATTACTGGATCAAGACAAAGACAATCCTAGCCCTGACTGAAGCCGGGCATTCTGAATTGTTTTGATGATACGAGCCATCATTATGAATGACCTATAAGGGGTAGAGGCGGGTTTGTCAAATCGGAGGGAGAACCGCGGGATACGCTGAAGACACGGCCCCAACTGAGTGGGGAGACTGGACAGGCGGTGGCGCCTGTCCCACTGCAAGCTATTAGCGCAGGGGGCGGATGTAGATGTTGGCGAATTCCAAGGGTTGGCCTGCGTTGGCCAGACCTACTTCGGCGCTGCGTTTGGTGGCGACGGTAGTTTTGCCGATGAATTGGCCGTTCAGGTAAACGGAAAATCTTTCGAAGTCGCGGACCAAGCGTACGCGATTCCATGCTTTTGGTTTGAGCTTATCTAGGCCGATGCTCATGGGGGCTTCGCTATCGCCGAAGCTGACGATGGTTTGATCATCCAAGGTAAGTCCACCGATGGTGCCGCTAGTCGGTAATTTCGCAGGGGTTTTAAAATCTACGGACAGCTCGAAGTCGCGATAGGATTTCGTGGTGGAGAGAGACGCTTTCTTCTGCTCATCAGGGATCAAGAACAGTTGCCAATCATTAGATTGCCACTCGGCGAGGTTAGAGGATTTCCAGCCGCGAAGATCTACACCGTTGTAGAGAGCGGTCCAGTCGGTTTCTTCAGGAGCGCTTTGTTCCGGCGTGGCACCGGTGGAGGGTAGTTCTTGGATACGGATATTGCGAAAGTCCACGCGGGAGCCTTCGGATTCGAGACCGATGTAGCCTTTGCGCCAGTTGCAATTGCTGCCGCCGGAGACTTCCTTGCCGTTCACACTGAGACGGATGACGCCGTTCGTGGCGACGATACGATATTTGTTCCATTCAGGCGAGGGATTCGACCGTTGCTCAGAAGGAAAGCTGCGCATGCCGCGATGCTTCCCAAAAGGTTCCATGGTGGAGCCGTGGATCGGGAAGACATCGCCGTGAGTGGTGTAGTTCTCGGTGTTGCCGTAGCCGTGATCGAGGACTTGGACTTCGACGGCTCGGAGGAAAGGAACGCCGGGTGCGCTGATGGGCGAGGACCAGATGAAGATGCCCGCATTACCGCCGGACTTCAGGTGACGCCATTCGAGTTCGAGGATGAAGTTCTCATACTGCCGCTCGGTGCGTAGTGCGCCGATGGGATTACCCGTGCAATGAATCAGGCCATTGGTGACAGACCATGTCTCCGGTGCGCAGTTCACATTCACCCAGCCATCGAGGTTTCTGCCGTTGAACAAGGGCAGAAAGCCGCGTGAGTCCGGCTTGGGCGGGTTGGAGAAAAACGAGGACGCATGACTGTCGAGGTTCAGGCCCGACAACCATATAGCGAGCAGGACCGCCTGGCAGGTTTTGATGAACATGGGGTTAAAATGGAAATTTTAGACGGTGACTACAAGCGAAGTTTTAATGGGAAGCGGCAAGAATAGGAGGATTGCTAGATGGTTTTTTGCAGATTCGGAGTGTTGCCAAGGCAGAAGATTGCTAAGGTTTTCGGGAAATGGACCCGGTGACACATACAGTTTTGGGAGCAAGCTTTGGTTATGCGCTATTCCAACAACGATTGGGGAAGCGCGCTGCTGTGGTTGGGGCATTGGCCGGGGCGACGCCGGATATTGATGTGCTCATCAAGAGTGCGACGGATCCATTGCTGGCGGTGGAGTTGCACCGGCATTTCACGCATGCGTTGCCGTTTGCGCCGATCGGGGCCTTGATCGTGGCTTCATTGTGGTTTTTGCGACCTGCGCAGAGGCAAGATTGGAAGCCGCTTTGGCTTTGTGCGCTGGTGGCGTATGTGAGCCATTGCTTGCTGGATGCGGCGACAAGTTATGGGACATTGTTACTGTGGCCGTTCACACGGCAGCGGTATGGGTGGGATTGGATCTCGATCATTGATCTGCTGTTCACTGTGCCGTTGCTGGTATTGCTGATCATCGGGGTGGTGAGGCAGAAGGCGAGGTTTGTGCAGACGGGTTTGGTTTGGGGGGCGGCGTATATGTTGCTGGGAGTTTGGCAGCATCAGAAAGCTTTGGATGCACAGGCGCAACTGGCTCTGCAACGCGGGCATGGGATGGAGAAACGGGAGGCGATGCCGACGATGGCAAACAACACGGTGTGGCGTTCGTTGTATCTGGCGAAGGGACAACTTTATAGTGATCGTATCCGGGTGGGATGGTTTTCCGGGGCGACGGTGAAGGAGGGGACACATCTGCCGTTGGTAACGGTGAAGGAGTTGACGGAAGCAGAATCGACGCGGGATGGGAAGGCAAAGGCGTTTGAACGATTCACCTGGTTCTCTGAGGGATGGGTGGCGAGGTCGCCGGTGGATGCGACGGTGTTAGGGGATATGCGATATTCGCTGAGCACGGAGGCGTTTGACCCGATCTGGGGGATTCAATATACGGCGGCGGATGAGGCAATCGCGGTTAAGTGGGTGAACCGGTCGCGGGATCGGAAGATTGATCGGCAGAAGTTTTGGGCGGAGATTGCGGGGAAGGCGGAGGGGTATGAAAAGATTTCGGAACGGGGGAAATAGAGAAGGTGGGGAAACATCGAAAGAAGGGGAGGTTAGAGCCTCCTTACGTCGGCTGCTACGTTATAGGCTGATAGGAGGTTGGGCAGGCGGCGCCTTTCCCACTACGAGCGGTTACATGGGTGCATCTCAGTCTTGCATCTGAGGGCAAGGACCGTTTGAATCTGCGGCTTAACTTTGGAATCACTGCCGACGAAGCATCATGGCACCGAAAAAGAACGCTGAAGAAGGACAACCGGAATTGCCGATTGACGGAAAGGCCGCTGAGGCGGCGAAGTCGAATGGCGCAGCCGTTAATGGCAACAGCAATGGGGAGACGCATGTACAGGCTGAACAGGTCGAGGTGCCGGTGCATAAGCCGTTTGTGCCGTCGAACAAGGAGCTGGCGATCCACAAGCGCGTGGACCAAGGCTTCTTGGATTATGCCTCATACGTTATCCGGGATCGAGCGATTCCCAACTTGGCGGATGGTTTGAAGCCGGTGCAGCGCCGCATCATGTGGGCGTTGTATGAGAAGGATACGGGCAAATTCATCAAGGTGGCGAACATCGTGGGTCACGCGATGCAGTATCATCCGCATGGTGATGCATCCATCAGTGATGCAATCGTGGTGCTGGCGAACAAGCGCTATTTGATCGAAGGGCAGGGGAATTACGGCAACATCTACACAGGCGATGTGGCGGCGGCTTCGCGTTATATCGAGTGTCGTCTGACGGATCTCGCCAAGAACGAGATCTTCAACAATGACCTGACGGAGTTTGTGCCGAGCTATGATGGCACGAACAAGGAGCCGGTGACGTTGCCTTGCCGGTTGCCGTTGTTGCTGATGCTGGGCACGGAAGGTATCGCGGTCGGCCTGTCTTCCCGTATTCTGCCGCATAACTTCATCGAGTTGCTGAAGGCGCAGATCTGCATTTTAAAGGGTGAATCATTCAAATGCTTGCCGGATTTCCAGACGGGCGGTTTGATGGATGCGCGCGAGTATGCGGACGGCAAGGGCAGTATCAAGGTGCGCGCGAAGATCAAGGAGAAGGACGAGTCCACGGTGGTGATCAAAGAGATCGCACCGACCACGACGACGGAGTCCCTGATGGCGTCCATCGAGGACGCGGTTAAGAAGGGCAAGCTGAAGGTCAAGAGCGTGAACGATTTCACGTCTGAGGACGTAGAGATCGAGATCAAAGCGCCGCCGGGTGTGAGTGCAGAGAAGCTGATCGATGCGCTGTACGCCTTCACGCAGTGTGAGGTGTCCATTAGCAGCCGCATCATCGTCATCAAGAACAACCGCCCCGTGGAACTCACGGTCACGGAGGTCTTGAAGGAGAACACGGCGCAGCTCATGGAGCTCTACAAGCGCGAGCTAGAGCTGAAAGAGCGCAATCTCCAAGAGGACATGCATTTCCGCACATTGGAGCGCATCTTCATCGAGGAACGCATCTACAAGAAAATCGAGCAGTGCAAGACGAACGAAGCGGTCATAGCGGCAGTGTATGAGGGCTTCAAACCGTTCACCAAGGAATTGGTGCGTGAGATCCGCAATGAAGACGTCGAGCGCTTGCTGCAAGTGCGCATCCGCCGCATCTCGCTCTTCGACATCAACAAGCATCGCGAAGAGATCGAGAAGGTCAAAGCGGAGTTGAAGGATATCCAGAAGCATCTCAAGAACCTTACGAAGTATGTTATCGGACGCATTGAAGCGTTGATCGAGAAATATGGACCGATCTACCCACGCCTGACGAAATCCAGTCGCTACGACGAGGTGGAAGCGAAGGATGTGGCGTTCAAGGCGTTCAAGGTTTCCTACGATCGCGAGTCAGGTTACGTGGGCTACAAAGTCTCGGGCGATGAGTTCAAGACCGAGTGCACGAAGTTCGACAAGCTGTTGCTGGTCTTCAAGGATGGACATTACAAAGTCGTGGAGCTGCAGGAAAAATTATTCGTGGGACCGGATGTGACGTATTGCGCAATACCAGATCGCGACAAGGTATTCACGCTGGTGTATACGAATCGCGAGGCGACATACATCAAGCGCTTCACATTCGGCGGCATCATCATGAACCGCGACTACTCGTGCATCCCGGAGAAGTCTAAGATCCTGTTCTTCACAGAGGGCACGCCAGCGCAGATGTTCATCCGTTACAAGCCCGCGCCGCATCAGAAGGTGAACCAGCAGACGTGCAATCCTAACGAAGTGGAAGTGAAGGGTGTAAAGACGTTGGGCCGTCAGATGACGATCAAGGACATCGCAGCCATCAACAGCAAGCCGCCGCGGAATTGGGAAGAAGGCGAGACAACGACAGTTCTGAAGTTTTTATAAGCGAAAACATTGAAACTCCATCAGCCAAAACTGATGGAGTTTTATTTTCCAGATGCTGACTTCAAAAATCCTTTCCCGAAATTGATACTGGGCACTTCCACATAACGATAAAACAGATTCGCCAGTAAAACCACGGCAGGCCACAATAACAAGCAGGCGGCAAAAGTGACTAGCGGATGAACTGCGACACCGGTGATATAACGGGCTTTCAGCCACGGAATCATCATCAAAAATGGCTGATGCAGCAGATATATGCTGTAACTCCACAAGCCGGCCTGGCGCAGATGTACGACGGCAAAACTGGAAGAAATCGGCAGCTTGATGGAACCGCTCAAAAGGCGACTAAAGATGACAAACGTCGTTAATGCTGCGAAAAGGAAGGTTAAAGGCTCCAAAGGCTTCACTTGATAGCTGACGATCATCAAAATAAGCCAAGGCCAAAGGGGCAGCTTAGCGAGCGAGGGTTCTTGACGATTTATATAGGCATCGGCAAGCCATGCCCCCAAAGTCCAACTAAACCAATAGGCCAGCGGCATGTCAGTGAACCAACGAGGCAGGGGTTGTGACCAGGTTTGAGTGATCCCGGTGATTACGCGTATGGAGCCTTCTATCAAAGCAAGCAGGCATAGCGCTCGTGTCCACCCCAAGCGTTTTATCAATACCAACAGCACAGGATACAGCAAGTAGAGCTGGACCTCGACGGCAATGCTCCAGAACGAAGGATTGATTGCATAGAAATCTGTTTCGAAGAAATTCTGCAGTGAGAGCACATGCACAAAAAAATCCAACCAACCGGTGCCGGAATAGGAGATGCGCGAAACAGGCAGGACAAAAGCAAAGAAAAGCAAAGCCATCAAATAGGGGGGATAGATGCGCCAGAAGCGACGGATGAAAAACGGCTTAAAACCGTCTGCATGATTCTTTTGAAAACTCAGATGGATGCAAAAACCGCTGATGACGAAGAAAAGCGCCACAGCCATTTTCCCATAAGTAAATGGAAGTAAAAACAACAGAGTGTCAGAGTATCTGTAATCACGAATGATTCCATCCCAAGGCAAGTTGTCACCGAACGATGAATTCAGGCAGTGAAAAAGAAAGACGGCGAAAACGGCAACACCACGGAAGATGTCGAGAAAATCAATATGGTCTGGCGATGATTTCACAGTGCGGCGACATCGTAAACAGTGCCACCAATAGCAAACTTGGCCAAACCATAGAAATAGGTGCTGATAAAGCAAGCAAGGACAAGCCCCCCACTCACCCGGATTTATTTCACAGAGCCGGATCAGCTCAAAAATCACCAAATCGGATTAGGCCGGTAGAGTGGCGCTCCCCAAGGGGTTTCTTTAGCCTTTTCCAATCCGGGGTCTGAGGGAGGTTGGGTGGCGGCAAGATAATCGAGAATCTGATTGCGGATGGATGGCGCGATCGGCCACATGCCGTTTTGCTTCTGCATCTTCGTGATCGTTTGATCCCAGCGTTCACGGGGCAGATGGGTTGCAGCGATGACGGCGGTGGAATGGCACGGCATGCAGTTGGCAAGAATCAATTCACGTCCTTTGCCGGGTTTCAACTGTTCGATCGCACTGATGTTGGATGGAGAAAGCGGTGGTGCATCAGCGGCGTGAAGGCAGCCATAAGCCAATACGGCTAGCGCCAGGAATGATTTGAGCGCATGTCTCATACGGCTTTGATGGCGATGCGGTGCATGGCGTTATTCGCGTAGCCTTCCGGGTTCCAACCCGGCACAAGCATCGGTTGCATCTTGCCAATGTGATCGGTGGCGCGAGCCCATAATTCATAGTAGCCCTTTTTCGGCAACTTGACTTCGGCGGTCCATCGTTGCCAGGCGAATTTGTTGCGAGGCTTTTTGATCTCGCACTTGATCCAGGTGGCACCGAAATCATAGCTGACGTGCATGGCGGTGACGTCGCCGGAGCCGCTCCATGCGTGACCACGCAATGCGAGCGGCTTGTTCACTTGGGTTTCCATGCCAGAGGCGACATTTGTGATGAGTGATTTCACGGGCAATTCCTCGAGAATCGCCATGTCTTGCGGTGGCACTTCAGTGCCGGGGGCGACGGGATATTTTGGCATGCGGTAGGACATGCCGGTCATCTTCTCGCCATCGTGTTCACGGTCACGCACCCAGATGCGCTTGAGCCATTTGCCTGATGTCGAGGCAGGCCAACCAGGGCACATGAGACGTAGCGGCCAGCCGTGTAAGGCGGGCAGGGGTTCGCCATTCATATTCCAGACGAGCATGGTGTTTTCATCCAGCGCCTTGACGATAGGCACACCGCGAGAGATCGCATTCTTGTTCGGCAAGCGGCTGAGGTGCGGGTCTTCGCCATAGTAACCGATGTAAACGGCGGAGGATTTCAAACCTGCATCTTTGAGAACATCCTTCAGCAATACGCCAGTATATTCAGAACATCCGACGCCCCCGAGAGTCCATTGATTGCCGCTTGTAGGCGGATTGAATCCAGCACGACCATTGCCAGCGCATTCGAGGACAAGTGCGCGGGTGTAATTTTTGTAGTTCTTTTTGAGCTGATCGAGTGTGAGTTGGAGAGGCTTGTTCACTTCGCCATCGATGGTGAGATTCCAGCCCGTGAGGTCTTTTTTCTCAGCGCGTTCGGGAACATGGCCGTTGTTGCGAATGAAATGGTGTTCGATAGGCGTGATATCAGCATCAAGCAGAGTAGGGGGTGTCTCGGCGTTCAGGGGGCGATCACCGAGGATGCGTAAGCCGCGTTTACCAGGTATTTCTGTGATGGGAGTTGCGGTAGCTTGTTGGGCCAAGGCCTCCGGAATCAGGCCGGAGGCGAGTTTATCAGCAAACGGAATCGGCGCGCCCAAAGCGGCAGCCAAGGCGGCCAGACCGCCAGTTTTCAGGAAATGCCGCCGGTTCAAATCGGCGCTTATGGATGGCCCGGCGGTTTCTTCAAATGAGTCGCGAAACGTTTGTTGCATGATGGTCTGTATGCCTGGCGCGGTAGCACCTCAGCGATAAAGGTATAGGTAAAGACTACATCCAGAATTTTTCTATTCAACCGAGATGTGCTTACTTAGACTACCGGCCTATTTTTGAGCGGGAATTATGAGCGAAGCAAATGCAGTTGGAACTCCTGAGAACAACGAGCCAGTGCGTCCGTCGGATTTCATCCGGGACATCGTGGCGGCTGATTTGGCGTCCGGGAAGCACCAGCAAAGCATCACTCGTTTCCCGCCTGAGCCGAACGGTTACCTGCACATCGGACATGCGAAATCCATTTGTCTGAATTTCGGCATAGCGCATGAGTTTGGCGGTATCTGCAATCTGCGCATGGATGATACGAACCCGACCAAGGAAGAGGTCGAGTATGTGGAATCTATCATCGCTGATGTGAAATGGCTGATTGGTGGCTGGGCGGATGGTCAATTCGGTTTGAAGCCAAAAGGCAAGACGCCAGATACCACGACGGTAAATGGCAAATCGGATTTCCATCTGCCGGCTGTGGTCGGCAAGCCTGAGGAAGCGGGCAAATTACTGGAGCCTTTTTACGCATCAGATTACTTCGATCAGATCTACGAGTATGCGGTGCAATTGATCAAAAAGGGCAGGGCGTATGTGTGCGATCTGACTCCTAAAGAAACGGACGAGTATCGTGGAGCGCCGGATAAGCCGGGCAAGGATAGTCCGTATCGCAATCGCAGTATCCAGGAGAATCTCGATCTCTTCACGCGGATGAAGAATGGCGAGTTTCCTGATGCCACCCGGACCTTGCGTGCGAAGATCGATATGGCATCGCCGAACGTGTGGTTGCGCGATCCATTGATCTATCGCATCCGGCACGCAGCGCATCATCATACCGGTGATAAATGGTGCATCTATCCGCTGTATGATTTTGCACATTGCTTGAGCGATTACATCGAAGGCGTGACGCACTCGATCTGCACATTGGAATTCGAGGTTCATCGTCCGCTTTACGATTGGATTCTTTCGAGCCTGGAATTGCCACGTCCATTGCCGCACCAGTTCGAATTCGCGAAACTCATTCCGAGCTACATGATCGTTTCCAAGCGGAAACTCATCCAGCTCGTGAATGAGAAAATCGTCACGGGTTGGAGCGATCCGCGGATGCCGACAATCTCCGGTTTGCGACGTCGCGGAATTCCAGCAAGCGCCATCCGGCAGTTTGCTTACAACATCGGCGTGACGAAGTATCGCAGCGTGACGGACATCGCGGTGTTCGAGCATGCGATCCGTGATGACTTGAACAAGCGTTCGTGGCGACGGCTGGGCGTGTTGCGACCGATCAAGGTCGTGCTGACGAATATCGGTGAAAATGAAGTCATCGAGTTCGATGCGACAAACAATGCCGAAGATCCGAATGCC
This DNA window, taken from Verrucomicrobiia bacterium, encodes the following:
- the fusA gene encoding elongation factor G, whose translation is MNTTKNSTLVTNTRETGREYPLTRTRNLGIAAHIDAGKTTLTERILLYTGAIHRAGDVHTGNTTTDSNPIEQSKGITIFAAAVSSTWTQTRADDVFKLFANEPHRLNVIDTPGHVDFTAEVERSLRVLDGMIAVFSGVDGVQPQSETVWRQADRYRVPRIVFVNKMDRTGANFAKAVADIRHKLGANAVPVLIPLGAEDALRGQLDIVNRKAFVFGDGALGGFSVENVPPDAEALVDRARSELIERVAEVDDEVAALWLDNRPVTAEVLKRALRRATIANRLVPVIGGSAYKYVGVQPLLDAIVDYLPSPADLPPVEANVADTGEAIRLTTDDDALVSALAFKLVSDPQAGRIVWLRLYAGTLRKGDTVLNSRTGKTERVGRLVRIFADRRIELAEAHAGDICGVIGLRGFTTGDTLCAPAQTVLLEPPVFPEPVVTVAIEPCTSADREKLGAALARLSEEDPTLRVSTHPETGQCLLSGMGELHLDITRTRLADEHQVATIAGAPEIAHRETITRAAEADHLLKKQNGGVGMFARVILSVTPAVAGSGLTIENRITGGSIPVQYHGAVKKGIVEAAKAGVLGHPLVDVQVAILDGDFHAKDSNDLAFQLAASDALRTALREAGPVLLEPVMHVEVNVPTEHQGDILGDLTRRRGQVLAVEALGSNALVQAEVPLAELFGYANAIRSLSKGRAAYSMKPERFQPVLEGLVRKQQR
- a CDS encoding sulfite oxidase, producing MQQTFRDSFEETAGPSISADLNRRHFLKTGGLAALAAALGAPIPFADKLASGLIPEALAQQATATPITEIPGKRGLRILGDRPLNAETPPTLLDADITPIEHHFIRNNGHVPERAEKKDLTGWNLTIDGEVNKPLQLTLDQLKKNYKNYTRALVLECAGNGRAGFNPPTSGNQWTLGGVGCSEYTGVLLKDVLKDAGLKSSAVYIGYYGEDPHLSRLPNKNAISRGVPIVKALDENTMLVWNMNGEPLPALHGWPLRLMCPGWPASTSGKWLKRIWVRDREHDGEKMTGMSYRMPKYPVAPGTEVPPQDMAILEELPVKSLITNVASGMETQVNKPLALRGHAWSGSGDVTAMHVSYDFGATWIKCEIKKPRNKFAWQRWTAEVKLPKKGYYELWARATDHIGKMQPMLVPGWNPEGYANNAMHRIAIKAV
- a CDS encoding metal-dependent hydrolase, which gives rise to MDPVTHTVLGASFGYALFQQRLGKRAAVVGALAGATPDIDVLIKSATDPLLAVELHRHFTHALPFAPIGALIVASLWFLRPAQRQDWKPLWLCALVAYVSHCLLDAATSYGTLLLWPFTRQRYGWDWISIIDLLFTVPLLVLLIIGVVRQKARFVQTGLVWGAAYMLLGVWQHQKALDAQAQLALQRGHGMEKREAMPTMANNTVWRSLYLAKGQLYSDRIRVGWFSGATVKEGTHLPLVTVKELTEAESTRDGKAKAFERFTWFSEGWVARSPVDATVLGDMRYSLSTEAFDPIWGIQYTAADEAIAVKWVNRSRDRKIDRQKFWAEIAGKAEGYEKISERGK
- the glnS gene encoding glutamine--tRNA ligase: MSEANAVGTPENNEPVRPSDFIRDIVAADLASGKHQQSITRFPPEPNGYLHIGHAKSICLNFGIAHEFGGICNLRMDDTNPTKEEVEYVESIIADVKWLIGGWADGQFGLKPKGKTPDTTTVNGKSDFHLPAVVGKPEEAGKLLEPFYASDYFDQIYEYAVQLIKKGRAYVCDLTPKETDEYRGAPDKPGKDSPYRNRSIQENLDLFTRMKNGEFPDATRTLRAKIDMASPNVWLRDPLIYRIRHAAHHHTGDKWCIYPLYDFAHCLSDYIEGVTHSICTLEFEVHRPLYDWILSSLELPRPLPHQFEFAKLIPSYMIVSKRKLIQLVNEKIVTGWSDPRMPTISGLRRRGIPASAIRQFAYNIGVTKYRSVTDIAVFEHAIRDDLNKRSWRRLGVLRPIKVVLTNIGENEVIEFDATNNAEDPNAGTRKIKFTREVFIDQEDFMEVPPPKYFRLKPGGEVRLKYACIIKCDEVIKDAAGNVTELRCTADLETRSGGSNAAKKVKGTIHWVSANNAVDAEVRLYERLFTEAEPEKDGRDFKTVLNPNSLEVVSAKLEASLADAKAESRYQFERVGYFALDNDSQPGKLVFNRIITLKDAWAKEAKKA
- a CDS encoding family 16 glycoside hydrolase, whose protein sequence is MFIKTCQAVLLAIWLSGLNLDSHASSFFSNPPKPDSRGFLPLFNGRNLDGWVNVNCAPETWSVTNGLIHCTGNPIGALRTERQYENFILELEWRHLKSGGNAGIFIWSSPISAPGVPFLRAVEVQVLDHGYGNTENYTTHGDVFPIHGSTMEPFGKHRGMRSFPSEQRSNPSPEWNKYRIVATNGVIRLSVNGKEVSGGSNCNWRKGYIGLESEGSRVDFRNIRIQELPSTGATPEQSAPEETDWTALYNGVDLRGWKSSNLAEWQSNDWQLFLIPDEQKKASLSTTKSYRDFELSVDFKTPAKLPTSGTIGGLTLDDQTIVSFGDSEAPMSIGLDKLKPKAWNRVRLVRDFERFSVYLNGQFIGKTTVATKRSAEVGLANAGQPLEFANIYIRPLR
- a CDS encoding DNA topoisomerase IV subunit A → MAPKKNAEEGQPELPIDGKAAEAAKSNGAAVNGNSNGETHVQAEQVEVPVHKPFVPSNKELAIHKRVDQGFLDYASYVIRDRAIPNLADGLKPVQRRIMWALYEKDTGKFIKVANIVGHAMQYHPHGDASISDAIVVLANKRYLIEGQGNYGNIYTGDVAAASRYIECRLTDLAKNEIFNNDLTEFVPSYDGTNKEPVTLPCRLPLLLMLGTEGIAVGLSSRILPHNFIELLKAQICILKGESFKCLPDFQTGGLMDAREYADGKGSIKVRAKIKEKDESTVVIKEIAPTTTTESLMASIEDAVKKGKLKVKSVNDFTSEDVEIEIKAPPGVSAEKLIDALYAFTQCEVSISSRIIVIKNNRPVELTVTEVLKENTAQLMELYKRELELKERNLQEDMHFRTLERIFIEERIYKKIEQCKTNEAVIAAVYEGFKPFTKELVREIRNEDVERLLQVRIRRISLFDINKHREEIEKVKAELKDIQKHLKNLTKYVIGRIEALIEKYGPIYPRLTKSSRYDEVEAKDVAFKAFKVSYDRESGYVGYKVSGDEFKTECTKFDKLLLVFKDGHYKVVELQEKLFVGPDVTYCAIPDRDKVFTLVYTNREATYIKRFTFGGIIMNRDYSCIPEKSKILFFTEGTPAQMFIRYKPAPHQKVNQQTCNPNEVEVKGVKTLGRQMTIKDIAAINSKPPRNWEEGETTTVLKFL
- a CDS encoding acyltransferase; its protein translation is MKSSPDHIDFLDIFRGVAVFAVFLFHCLNSSFGDNLPWDGIIRDYRYSDTLLFLLPFTYGKMAVALFFVISGFCIHLSFQKNHADGFKPFFIRRFWRIYPPYLMALLFFAFVLPVSRISYSGTGWLDFFVHVLSLQNFFETDFYAINPSFWSIAVEVQLYLLYPVLLVLIKRLGWTRALCLLALIEGSIRVITGITQTWSQPLPRWFTDMPLAYWFSWTLGAWLADAYINRQEPSLAKLPLWPWLILMIVSYQVKPLEPLTFLFAALTTFVIFSRLLSGSIKLPISSSFAVVHLRQAGLWSYSIYLLHQPFLMMIPWLKARYITGVAVHPLVTFAACLLLWPAVVLLANLFYRYVEVPSINFGKGFLKSASGK